The following coding sequences are from one Achromobacter sp. B7 window:
- a CDS encoding sigma 54-interacting transcriptional regulator, translating into MDAQSVANVARDMASASRPDALAQVFVAACAAAPAISAACLYARNATGDALVPLASAGSPGPDLHDISMDALDDPLVYAMTSGKPCLVEQMSALVGVGSGFERLRERLGTRHGLLVLPLLDARRQSLAVLVLAGPSLTLSTWRDHPVWRALQAMHEALFARLHAQAHAADDARYQQALRQTPAADAGKQRAARLLAAEFIGVSAAAKAAREAMLRFADSALAVLLTGETGTGKDHAAWLIHQASSRNGKFVPVNCAAIPQDLIEAELFGNVRGAYTGAVQARTGLVAEADGGTLFLDEIGDMPMALQGTLLRLLNEKKFRPLGATREHGSDFRLICATHRPLPQLIRDGRFREDLYFRIRQLTLALPPLRERPEDIPALALHTVLQHNRERQTRVAGIAPDALAVLAAHALPGNVRQLRSLILVASERTAPGQAIRADTLELSQGDVPPLAGHSAGADLLHGLLHTDNLPQALDAFQSLVIRARLRQVNGSRTRAAQSLGIPKRTLARRCQAWNLDREDHTS; encoded by the coding sequence ATGGACGCGCAAAGCGTGGCAAACGTTGCCCGCGACATGGCAAGCGCCAGCCGGCCCGACGCGCTGGCGCAAGTGTTCGTGGCCGCCTGCGCGGCAGCGCCCGCCATCTCGGCCGCCTGCCTGTACGCGCGCAACGCCACGGGCGACGCGCTGGTGCCGTTGGCGTCGGCCGGGTCTCCCGGCCCCGACCTGCACGACATCAGCATGGACGCGCTGGACGACCCCCTGGTCTACGCAATGACCAGTGGCAAGCCCTGCCTGGTAGAGCAGATGTCCGCTCTGGTGGGCGTGGGGTCCGGCTTCGAACGGCTGCGTGAACGCCTGGGCACGCGGCATGGCTTGCTGGTCCTGCCCTTGCTCGATGCACGCCGGCAGTCGTTGGCCGTGTTGGTTCTGGCGGGGCCGTCGCTGACCTTGTCCACGTGGCGCGACCACCCAGTCTGGCGCGCCTTGCAAGCGATGCACGAAGCGCTTTTCGCACGGCTGCACGCCCAGGCGCATGCCGCCGACGATGCGCGCTACCAACAGGCGCTACGCCAGACCCCGGCGGCCGACGCAGGCAAACAGCGCGCCGCGCGCTTGCTGGCGGCCGAATTCATTGGCGTCAGCGCGGCGGCGAAAGCGGCACGGGAAGCGATGCTGCGTTTCGCGGATTCGGCGTTGGCCGTGCTGCTGACGGGCGAAACGGGCACAGGCAAGGACCACGCCGCCTGGTTGATACACCAGGCCTCGTCACGCAACGGCAAGTTCGTGCCCGTGAACTGCGCGGCCATTCCGCAAGACCTGATCGAAGCCGAGTTGTTCGGCAACGTGCGCGGCGCGTACACCGGCGCCGTGCAGGCGCGTACCGGCCTGGTTGCCGAAGCCGACGGCGGCACCCTGTTCCTGGATGAGATCGGCGACATGCCCATGGCGTTGCAAGGCACGCTGTTGCGGCTACTCAATGAAAAGAAGTTCCGGCCGCTGGGCGCCACGCGCGAGCACGGCTCGGACTTCCGCCTGATCTGCGCTACCCACCGACCATTGCCGCAGCTGATCCGCGATGGCCGTTTTCGCGAAGACCTGTACTTTCGGATCCGGCAGCTGACGCTGGCCCTGCCGCCACTGCGCGAGCGTCCGGAAGACATTCCCGCGCTGGCCCTGCACACCGTTCTGCAACACAACCGAGAACGGCAGACTCGCGTGGCGGGTATCGCGCCGGACGCCCTCGCGGTGCTGGCGGCGCACGCCCTGCCGGGCAACGTGCGCCAGCTTCGCAGCCTGATCCTGGTGGCGTCCGAAAGAACAGCGCCAGGCCAGGCCATCCGCGCCGACACGCTTGAACTGTCGCAGGGCGACGTGCCGCCGCTGGCGGGCCACAGCGCCGGCGCCGATCTGCTGCATGGCCTGCTGCATACGGACAACCTGCCGCAGGCGCTGGACGCCTTTCAAAGCCTGGTCATCCGTGCGCGCCTGCGGCAAGTCAATGGATCTCGCACCCGGGCGGCCCAAAGCCTGGGTATCCCCAAACGTACGCTGGCGCGCCGCTGTCAGGCGTGGAATCTGGATCGGGAGGACCACACTTCATGA
- a CDS encoding type VI secretion system-associated protein TagO produces MKLAPSLVVLMLAAPVGQAANDLDAFARDCTQIVSGVERLACFDAAAGTPPTLSAPLNGHRHTVALDPAAGIPSTAEPAPAPDASTALLPPSARAYDIVRQNESTRPENDRSFLISDSNEPPAGQQRVVISAPALNMRPPIYLAITCLSNISRLQLLADRPFERHQMSVRLYMDDRPLSPARPWRVLDEGNVADAGRGLVAIEQLRPFVAGARLRVESDYAPVNGLTFDATGLQALLSRQREACHW; encoded by the coding sequence ATGAAACTTGCCCCTAGCTTGGTTGTGCTGATGCTGGCCGCGCCCGTCGGGCAGGCGGCCAACGACCTAGACGCGTTCGCGCGCGACTGCACGCAGATCGTGTCCGGCGTTGAACGGCTGGCCTGCTTTGACGCGGCGGCGGGCACACCGCCCACGCTCTCCGCGCCGCTGAACGGCCATCGGCACACGGTTGCGCTGGACCCGGCCGCAGGCATCCCCTCGACCGCCGAGCCGGCCCCGGCCCCCGACGCGTCGACCGCACTGCTGCCGCCTTCGGCCCGTGCGTACGACATCGTCAGGCAGAACGAATCGACACGCCCGGAGAACGACAGATCGTTTTTGATAAGCGACTCGAACGAGCCGCCCGCCGGACAGCAGCGCGTGGTGATTTCCGCGCCCGCGTTGAACATGCGCCCGCCTATCTATCTGGCCATCACCTGCCTGTCCAACATTTCGCGGTTGCAGCTACTGGCCGACCGGCCGTTTGAACGGCACCAGATGTCGGTGCGGCTGTACATGGACGACCGTCCGCTGTCGCCCGCGCGGCCGTGGCGCGTGCTGGACGAAGGCAACGTGGCGGACGCCGGCCGGGGCCTGGTTGCCATCGAACAACTGCGGCCCTTCGTCGCGGGCGCGCGGCTGCGTGTGGAAAGCGACTATGCGCCTGTCAACGGCCTGACGTTCGACGCCACGGGCCTGCAAGCGCTGTTGTCGCGCCAGCGCGAGGCGTGTCACTGGTGA
- the tssA gene encoding type VI secretion system protein TssA, which translates to MTHYAPLDMDALLAPLDARQPAGHFDEEDETFQAIDHEMIKLGGLQEARLDWLYVDEAARQYLASQCKHFRVAGHLISARIKAGSWRRWAEAADVLAGMVEHYWETGHPKPGPTGYLGKRRLVSLLADRLRDALETLPAASFNQADQARAQHALDRLQASAPQAKLDQALLTRLEAHFSRRVEQARYPDAAASAAPRRGAGQQGGQAISESFFGGPGGSASGSAGTPASSFSSAAPTASLSAGDERENRRSLLSVAEFINQQDAYDPTGYQLRRFALWAHLHAAPNTRHGMRTELMAVPADIVDGYGEALAGNAVNPALLQRVEKSVVASPYWIRGSFLAAGIAARLEMKDAAAAIRLATERFVRRIPALVDLSFSDGRAFVDSETLAWISGADAHDGSVGPHPEFAALREELIAQLDSDGVETVLHRLQEQQGNSESPRQRAYATVIAADLLAARGLSWLAQNLYTNVAVTLRAMPAHEWEPELAEQLNPYLPVRPASDADSKSQGVLR; encoded by the coding sequence GTGACGCACTACGCCCCGCTTGACATGGATGCCCTGCTGGCGCCACTGGATGCCCGCCAGCCCGCCGGCCACTTCGACGAAGAAGACGAAACCTTCCAGGCGATCGACCACGAGATGATCAAACTGGGCGGTCTGCAAGAAGCGCGGCTGGACTGGTTGTACGTGGACGAGGCCGCTCGCCAGTACCTGGCGTCACAGTGCAAGCATTTTCGCGTCGCGGGCCACTTGATTTCCGCGCGCATCAAGGCAGGCTCATGGCGCCGCTGGGCCGAAGCGGCCGATGTGCTGGCGGGCATGGTCGAGCACTACTGGGAGACCGGGCATCCCAAGCCCGGCCCGACGGGTTACCTGGGCAAGCGCCGACTGGTGTCTTTGTTGGCCGACCGCCTGCGCGACGCGCTGGAAACGCTGCCGGCCGCCAGTTTCAACCAGGCGGATCAGGCGCGCGCGCAGCACGCGCTGGACCGGCTTCAGGCCAGTGCGCCCCAGGCCAAGCTGGACCAGGCATTGTTGACCCGATTGGAAGCGCACTTTTCCCGCCGTGTCGAACAGGCCCGCTATCCCGACGCCGCGGCATCGGCCGCCCCCAGAAGAGGTGCCGGGCAACAAGGCGGCCAGGCCATCAGCGAGAGCTTTTTCGGCGGACCCGGTGGGTCTGCCAGTGGGTCTGCTGGCACCCCTGCCAGCTCCTTTTCCAGCGCCGCGCCAACCGCCTCGCTTAGCGCCGGCGACGAGCGCGAGAACCGCCGTTCCCTGTTGAGCGTGGCCGAATTCATCAACCAGCAGGACGCTTACGATCCCACCGGTTACCAGCTGCGCCGCTTCGCCCTGTGGGCGCATCTGCACGCGGCGCCCAACACGCGCCACGGCATGCGCACCGAATTAATGGCGGTGCCGGCCGATATCGTGGACGGCTACGGCGAAGCCCTGGCCGGCAACGCCGTCAACCCGGCGCTGCTGCAACGGGTTGAAAAAAGCGTCGTCGCCTCGCCCTACTGGATACGCGGCAGCTTTCTGGCAGCCGGTATCGCCGCGCGCCTTGAAATGAAGGACGCCGCCGCCGCGATCCGGCTTGCCACGGAACGCTTCGTGCGCCGCATTCCCGCGTTAGTGGACCTGAGCTTCAGCGACGGCCGGGCCTTTGTCGACAGCGAAACACTGGCCTGGATCAGCGGCGCGGATGCCCACGACGGCAGCGTCGGCCCGCATCCGGAATTTGCCGCCCTGCGTGAAGAACTGATTGCGCAGCTGGACAGCGACGGTGTCGAAACCGTGCTGCATCGGCTGCAAGAACAACAGGGCAATTCGGAATCGCCACGCCAGCGCGCGTACGCCACCGTCATCGCAGCGGACCTGCTTGCCGCTCGCGGCCTGTCATGGCTGGCTCAGAACCTCTACACGAATGTGGCCGTCACGCTGCGCGCGATGCCCGCCCACGAATGGGAGCCCGAGCTGGCCGAACAATTGAACCCATACCTGCCCGTCCGCCCCGCCAGCGACGCGGACAGCAAGAGCCAAGGAGTCCTGCGATGA
- the tssM gene encoding type VI secretion system membrane subunit TssM yields MKNVWSMIKRYGMPVASQFKSAMPILVLIAIVFLLIGLWWLGPFWTWRGQQPLADLTLRILCTLLILMAPALGWLWALRRRNRRLEAERGALAQREDDPVLRFVQAQERALDQSLNVLRSNLKGRNAIYELPWYLVLGQENTGKTSFINRSSQSFSLSNEIKAGVRRAYADPDLAYDIDWWMGDEAVLIDPPGELVSQTEAAPAPEVADRVSDRAMSGGAAAAAAQAAPQSGAQVADQADGPVTPQSPPQSPPLAAPSSRSLGQVLLPPGAHARLWAGLLDWLGRNRSRRPLNGVVLMVDLVTLLNQKASDRKALAILLRTRLAELSRHLGTRPPLYVVLSKFDLLNGFEPFFARLPRAVREDIFGFTFTLDSVHDYDAWLDELAGRYDGFIQRLNEQIFDALGEAATMQAREALFSLVRQLAGMRPVLLSFLEDVLGSDRYITPALPRGVYFSSVYQQGLLCDAFINAASQSYGLEEAPAHAKPSGRSVVYFAQQVFQRIIYPEAGLAGDNLKVMADKRRTLLVGFGVAGLGCLLMAGGWYHYHGVNRQMAMSVLEKSREFSVHKIDGSSDPTGRNLLQPLDQIRSAVAVVGDYRSAWPVVSELGLHQGRKIGPKVDEAYLQLLSKRFLPELASGVMHAINSAPSGSNQQLAALRVYRMIEDRDNRRAPIVEDWMTQQWQAAYPGQGSVQNGLMRHLDYAMKYADAELPQHQARIADVQQRLRQLPMPQRVYMTMREQAGKILHSPLDLRHEVGPAFDILYKDPAAPGSTAGATTRIDPLLTAAGYHGYFAAHGKDFTDLAMIDRWTLGERQRIDYSEADKQVLAERVRALYSSDYIDTWQRNLNQLEVVDFNDLGQAVTVLGNVTSPAAPLRRLLETVRDNTVLSPPSPGVATPGQPTDKVEPVTANAITGANVPQVAVIARPFAPLSELLLSKGDKPSYLDESMGAIGRVHDTLKGVHDSAEPGKAALAVVLDRFALKGADPIGNLQRVAVGLPEPLNRQVKKLADESSQVLLIEALKELERRWDTDVYRYYQERLAGRYPFNPNSRVDASLEDFTALFGPQGRLAQFKEQYLKLFFDDNLEALYSERRGGYLVRMDVLEQLEAADRIRDAFFNSRGALGVQFSIEPLGLTSSRRSSVLSVEGQLIAYSHGPSNSVGLIWPNNLGDSTESRITLVSAAGTSSGLVYRGSWSMFRLLSQARLDSATANSVDLSFSANDGAMRYRITAEKSNNPFTQASFDGFVLPQTLLAEASKPTPTPPAPLFTPAANPKASTPKGPPRSPPKASAALPKLAINTAPR; encoded by the coding sequence ATGAAGAATGTGTGGTCGATGATCAAGCGCTACGGCATGCCGGTCGCCAGCCAATTCAAAAGCGCCATGCCGATCCTGGTGCTGATCGCCATCGTGTTCCTGCTGATCGGCCTTTGGTGGCTGGGCCCGTTCTGGACCTGGCGTGGCCAGCAACCCCTTGCCGATCTGACCTTGCGTATCCTGTGCACGCTGCTGATCCTGATGGCGCCGGCGCTGGGGTGGCTGTGGGCGCTGCGCCGACGCAATCGCCGGCTGGAGGCCGAGCGCGGCGCCTTGGCGCAGCGCGAAGACGACCCGGTGCTGCGCTTCGTGCAGGCGCAAGAGCGCGCGCTGGATCAAAGCCTGAACGTGCTGCGTTCCAACCTGAAGGGCCGCAACGCGATCTACGAGCTGCCGTGGTACCTGGTGCTGGGTCAGGAAAATACCGGCAAGACCAGCTTCATCAACCGATCCAGCCAAAGCTTTTCACTAAGCAACGAGATCAAGGCCGGCGTGCGCCGCGCGTATGCGGACCCGGACCTGGCGTATGACATCGATTGGTGGATGGGTGATGAAGCGGTGCTGATCGACCCACCCGGCGAACTTGTCAGCCAGACAGAGGCCGCGCCCGCGCCAGAAGTCGCGGACCGTGTATCGGATCGCGCCATGTCCGGCGGCGCGGCGGCAGCTGCTGCTCAGGCCGCCCCGCAAAGCGGCGCGCAAGTCGCCGACCAAGCCGACGGTCCAGTCACCCCGCAATCTCCCCCACAATCTCCCCCGCTGGCGGCGCCCTCGTCGCGCTCGCTGGGGCAGGTCTTGTTGCCGCCCGGCGCGCACGCAAGACTGTGGGCCGGGCTGTTGGACTGGCTGGGTCGCAACCGCAGCCGGCGCCCGCTGAACGGCGTCGTGTTGATGGTTGACCTGGTGACGCTGCTGAATCAAAAAGCCAGCGACCGCAAGGCCTTGGCGATTCTGCTGCGCACGCGCCTGGCGGAACTGAGCCGCCACCTGGGCACGCGCCCGCCGCTGTATGTGGTCCTGAGCAAGTTCGACCTGCTCAACGGATTCGAACCGTTCTTTGCCCGTCTGCCGCGTGCCGTGCGCGAAGACATCTTCGGCTTCACCTTCACGCTGGACTCGGTGCACGACTACGACGCGTGGCTGGACGAGCTGGCCGGCCGCTATGACGGCTTCATCCAACGCTTGAACGAACAGATATTCGACGCGCTGGGCGAGGCCGCCACGATGCAGGCGCGCGAAGCACTGTTTTCGCTGGTGCGGCAATTGGCCGGCATGCGGCCGGTGCTGCTGAGCTTTCTGGAAGACGTCCTGGGCAGTGACCGATACATCACGCCCGCCCTGCCGCGCGGCGTGTATTTTTCGTCCGTCTATCAGCAGGGGCTGCTGTGCGACGCCTTCATCAATGCCGCGTCGCAATCGTATGGCCTTGAAGAGGCGCCCGCGCATGCCAAGCCCAGCGGCCGCTCGGTGGTGTATTTCGCGCAGCAGGTGTTCCAGCGCATCATCTACCCCGAGGCCGGCCTGGCGGGCGACAACCTGAAGGTCATGGCCGACAAGCGCCGCACGCTGCTGGTGGGGTTTGGCGTGGCCGGGCTGGGCTGCCTGCTGATGGCCGGCGGCTGGTACCACTACCACGGCGTCAACCGCCAGATGGCAATGTCCGTGCTGGAAAAAAGCCGCGAATTCAGCGTCCACAAGATTGACGGCAGCAGCGACCCCACGGGCCGCAACCTGTTGCAGCCGCTGGACCAGATTCGCAGCGCCGTCGCGGTCGTGGGCGATTACCGCAGTGCCTGGCCGGTGGTGTCCGAGCTGGGCCTGCACCAAGGCCGCAAGATCGGGCCTAAGGTCGACGAGGCTTATTTGCAATTGCTGTCGAAGCGCTTTCTGCCGGAGTTGGCCAGCGGCGTCATGCACGCCATCAATAGCGCGCCCTCGGGCAGCAACCAGCAACTGGCGGCGCTGCGCGTCTATCGCATGATCGAAGACCGCGACAACCGCCGCGCGCCCATTGTCGAAGACTGGATGACACAGCAATGGCAGGCCGCGTACCCGGGCCAGGGCTCGGTGCAGAACGGCCTGATGCGGCATCTGGACTACGCCATGAAATATGCCGACGCCGAGCTTCCCCAACACCAGGCGCGCATCGCCGACGTCCAGCAGCGCCTGCGACAGTTGCCCATGCCGCAGCGCGTCTACATGACGATGCGCGAACAGGCGGGCAAGATCCTGCATTCGCCGCTGGACCTGCGCCATGAGGTCGGCCCGGCGTTCGACATCCTGTACAAGGATCCGGCCGCGCCGGGCAGCACGGCGGGCGCGACCACGCGCATCGATCCGCTGCTGACGGCGGCGGGCTACCACGGCTACTTTGCCGCGCACGGCAAGGACTTTACCGACCTGGCAATGATCGACCGCTGGACGCTGGGCGAGCGCCAACGCATCGACTATTCAGAGGCCGATAAACAGGTGCTGGCCGAACGCGTGCGCGCGCTGTACAGCAGCGACTACATCGACACCTGGCAACGCAACCTGAACCAGCTTGAAGTGGTGGACTTCAACGACCTGGGCCAGGCGGTAACGGTGCTGGGCAATGTCACCAGCCCGGCCGCGCCGCTGCGCCGGCTGCTCGAGACCGTGCGCGACAACACGGTATTGAGCCCACCCTCGCCCGGGGTCGCCACGCCGGGCCAGCCCACCGACAAGGTCGAGCCGGTGACGGCCAATGCCATCACCGGCGCCAACGTTCCGCAGGTGGCGGTCATTGCGCGGCCGTTTGCGCCCTTGTCGGAACTGCTGCTGTCCAAGGGCGACAAGCCTTCGTACCTGGACGAAAGCATGGGCGCCATTGGCCGCGTCCACGACACGCTGAAAGGCGTGCATGACAGCGCTGAACCCGGCAAGGCCGCGCTGGCCGTCGTGCTGGACCGCTTTGCGCTCAAGGGGGCCGACCCCATCGGCAACCTGCAACGCGTGGCGGTGGGCCTGCCCGAACCGCTGAACCGGCAAGTGAAAAAGCTGGCGGACGAATCCTCGCAGGTGCTGCTGATCGAGGCGCTGAAGGAACTGGAACGGCGGTGGGACACCGACGTCTACCGCTATTACCAGGAACGGCTGGCCGGGCGCTATCCGTTCAATCCGAACAGCCGCGTGGACGCCTCGCTGGAAGACTTCACGGCGCTGTTCGGGCCGCAAGGCAGGCTGGCGCAGTTCAAGGAGCAATACTTGAAATTGTTCTTTGACGACAACCTTGAAGCCTTGTATTCGGAACGCCGAGGCGGCTACCTGGTTCGCATGGACGTGCTGGAGCAGCTTGAGGCAGCCGACCGAATCCGCGATGCCTTCTTCAACAGCCGAGGGGCGCTGGGCGTGCAGTTCAGTATCGAACCGCTGGGGCTGACGTCCAGCCGACGCAGCAGCGTGCTAAGCGTCGAAGGGCAGTTGATTGCCTACAGCCACGGGCCTAGCAATAGCGTCGGCCTGATCTGGCCGAACAATCTGGGCGACTCGACGGAAAGCCGCATCACGCTGGTCAGCGCGGCGGGCACCAGCAGCGGGCTGGTGTATCGCGGGTCGTGGTCGATGTTTCGCCTGTTGAGCCAGGCGCGCCTGGACAGCGCAACGGCCAATAGCGTGGACCTGAGCTTTTCCGCCAACGACGGCGCGATGCGCTATCGCATCACGGCCGAGAAATCCAATAACCCGTTCACGCAAGCGAGTTTTGACGGGTTCGTCTTGCCGCAAACGCTGCTGGCCGAGGCATCCAAGCCGACGCCGACTCCGCCCGCGCCCCTCTTCACCCCGGCGGCCAACCCCAAGGCAAGCACGCCCAAGGGGCCGCCGCGTTCGCCGCCCAAGGCAAGCGCCGCGCTGCCCAAGCTGGCCATCAATACGGCACCGCGCTGA
- a CDS encoding DUF3820 family protein, whose product MDPELLNLLVTRDMPFGKYKGRLIADLPGPYLAWFARKGFPPGELGRLLALMHELDHNGLSSLLAPLRTSRSGSAPKA is encoded by the coding sequence ATGGACCCTGAACTGCTCAACCTGCTGGTGACCCGCGACATGCCGTTCGGCAAGTACAAAGGGCGACTCATCGCCGACCTGCCCGGCCCTTACCTGGCGTGGTTCGCGCGCAAGGGCTTTCCGCCCGGCGAGCTGGGCCGCCTGCTGGCGCTGATGCATGAACTGGATCACAACGGCTTGTCGTCCTTGCTGGCGCCGCTGCGTACGTCGCGGTCCGGGTCTGCGCCCAAGGCGTAG
- a CDS encoding copper resistance protein NlpE, which translates to MMKTTLTCTLSLALVAGCAPFKSHDARDTPADNHTARNALDWPGSYEGTLPCADCPGIKTRLTLLKGDRYERQTQYLDREPQPEIVTGTFSWESDGSTIRLDASGDSQRYFVAENQVTMLYRDGTRPTGPLAPHYVLRRAQ; encoded by the coding sequence ATGATGAAAACCACCCTGACCTGCACCCTGAGCCTGGCCTTGGTTGCCGGCTGCGCGCCGTTCAAGTCGCATGACGCGCGCGATACGCCCGCCGATAACCACACCGCCCGCAATGCGCTGGACTGGCCAGGCAGCTACGAAGGCACGCTGCCCTGCGCGGATTGCCCCGGCATCAAGACGCGCTTGACACTGCTCAAGGGCGACCGCTACGAGCGCCAGACCCAGTACCTCGACCGTGAGCCGCAACCCGAAATCGTGACCGGCACGTTCAGCTGGGAGTCGGACGGCAGCACCATCCGCCTGGACGCTTCCGGCGACAGCCAGCGCTACTTCGTCGCCGAGAACCAGGTGACGATGCTGTACCGCGACGGCACCCGCCCCACGGGTCCACTGGCCCCGCACTACGTGCTGCGCCGCGCGCAATAA
- a CDS encoding ABC transporter substrate-binding protein: MKTDHELLSAFAPTGTLRASINLGNPILANTDPATGQPVGVSVDLATELARRLDVKLELVVFKSAGESVNAVAAEQADVGFFAIDPLRGEQIAFTAPYVVIEGAYLVRDDSPVTAMEQVDSQGVRVTVGKGSAYDLYLTRELKHAEIFRAPTSPAVVDTFMKENLEVAAGVKQQLQADAARLGGLRLLDGHFMLIRQAMGVPKSRGDKASAYLSAYVEAMKKAGFVADALARHKIQGAAVAPLEATGA, translated from the coding sequence ATGAAGACCGACCACGAGCTGCTTTCCGCATTCGCCCCCACCGGCACGCTGCGCGCGTCCATCAACCTGGGCAATCCCATTCTGGCCAACACCGACCCGGCCACCGGCCAGCCGGTTGGCGTCTCGGTGGACCTGGCCACGGAACTGGCGCGGCGCCTGGACGTCAAGCTGGAATTGGTGGTTTTCAAATCGGCCGGCGAATCGGTCAACGCGGTGGCGGCCGAGCAGGCGGACGTGGGGTTCTTCGCGATCGACCCCTTGCGTGGCGAACAAATCGCCTTTACCGCCCCCTACGTCGTGATCGAAGGCGCCTACCTGGTACGCGACGATTCGCCGGTCACCGCCATGGAACAGGTCGACAGCCAGGGCGTGCGAGTGACGGTCGGCAAAGGCAGCGCCTACGACCTGTACCTGACGCGCGAACTGAAGCACGCCGAGATCTTCCGCGCGCCGACCTCGCCCGCCGTCGTCGATACCTTCATGAAAGAAAATCTGGAAGTGGCCGCAGGCGTCAAGCAGCAGCTGCAAGCCGACGCCGCGCGCCTGGGCGGCCTCCGGCTACTGGACGGCCATTTCATGCTGATACGCCAGGCAATGGGCGTGCCCAAGAGCCGGGGCGACAAGGCCAGCGCGTATCTGTCGGCCTATGTGGAAGCGATGAAGAAGGCCGGGTTCGTGGCCGACGCGCTGGCGCGTCACAAGATCCAGGGCGCGGCGGTGGCGCCGCTGGAAGCGACGGGGGCCTGA
- the aliA gene encoding cyclohexanecarboxylate-CoA ligase gives MEFDAVLIAPRRALSIARGWWRDVTINDLLDKCVAADPDKVALTAVQSDAGTQRTFTYREMAALADRAAVGLARLGVGRGDVVACQLPNGWEFVVTYLACSRIGAVMNPLMHIFRQRELSFMLRHGEARVLIVPHRFRGFDYPEMVAGLRADLPALQHVIVVGGQGADSFQALLAGPEWEREPDAERILTQSRPGPDDVTQLMYTSGTTGEPKGVMHTANTCLSNIAAYAERLRLGSDDVVLMGSPMAHQTGFMYGLMMPFYLGASAVTLDIWNAEKAVALMRELGVTFSMASTPFLTDIARQVAQSGLTVPTLRVFLCAGAPIPGPLVEQATRALGAKIISAWGMTENGAVTLTLLDDDDTRACTTDGKPLPGVEIKVRDASGAALPAGVEGQLWLRSCSNFGGYLKRPQLNATDADGWFDTGDMARIDADGYLRITGRSKDVIIRGGENIPVVEIESLLYRHPAVEMAAIAAYPDARLGERACAVVTLKPGQALSLQDLVQFLKGFGVTRQYIPERLEVLDQLPTTPTGKVQKFKLREMLSASLGEGQGGTPG, from the coding sequence ATGGAATTTGACGCCGTATTGATTGCGCCGCGCCGGGCGTTGAGCATCGCGCGCGGCTGGTGGCGGGACGTGACCATCAACGACCTGCTGGACAAATGCGTGGCGGCGGATCCCGACAAAGTTGCATTGACGGCCGTGCAGTCCGACGCCGGCACGCAGCGCACATTCACCTATCGCGAAATGGCGGCGCTGGCCGACCGCGCTGCCGTGGGGCTGGCGCGCCTGGGCGTCGGGCGCGGCGACGTGGTGGCGTGCCAGTTGCCCAATGGCTGGGAATTCGTCGTCACGTATCTGGCCTGCTCGCGCATCGGCGCGGTGATGAATCCGCTGATGCATATTTTTCGGCAGCGTGAGCTCTCTTTCATGCTGCGCCATGGCGAAGCGCGCGTGCTGATCGTGCCGCATCGGTTTCGGGGCTTTGACTACCCGGAGATGGTGGCCGGCTTGCGCGCGGATCTGCCAGCGCTACAGCATGTGATCGTGGTCGGTGGCCAGGGCGCCGACAGCTTCCAGGCGCTGCTGGCGGGGCCTGAATGGGAACGCGAGCCGGATGCCGAACGCATCCTGACCCAGTCTCGCCCCGGCCCGGATGATGTCACACAACTGATGTACACGTCTGGCACCACGGGCGAGCCCAAGGGCGTCATGCACACCGCCAACACCTGCTTGTCCAACATCGCCGCTTACGCCGAGCGGCTGCGCCTGGGCTCGGACGATGTTGTGCTGATGGGCTCGCCTATGGCGCACCAGACCGGCTTTATGTACGGCTTGATGATGCCGTTCTACCTGGGCGCGAGCGCCGTCACGCTGGATATCTGGAATGCCGAGAAAGCCGTTGCGCTGATGCGCGAACTGGGCGTCACGTTCAGCATGGCATCGACGCCGTTCCTGACGGATATCGCACGTCAGGTGGCGCAGTCGGGCTTGACGGTGCCCACGCTGCGCGTCTTTCTTTGCGCGGGCGCGCCCATCCCCGGCCCCCTTGTCGAACAGGCCACTCGCGCGCTGGGCGCGAAAATCATCTCGGCCTGGGGGATGACGGAAAACGGCGCGGTCACGTTGACGTTGCTGGACGATGACGACACGCGGGCCTGCACGACCGACGGCAAGCCACTGCCCGGCGTTGAAATCAAAGTCAGGGACGCGTCGGGCGCAGCCTTGCCCGCCGGCGTCGAAGGCCAGCTTTGGCTACGGTCATGCTCCAATTTTGGCGGCTACCTGAAGCGGCCGCAGTTGAACGCCACCGACGCCGACGGCTGGTTCGATACGGGCGACATGGCCCGCATCGACGCCGACGGCTACTTGCGCATTACGGGGCGCAGCAAGGACGTGATCATCCGAGGCGGCGAGAACATCCCCGTGGTTGAAATCGAGTCGCTGCTGTATCGGCATCCCGCTGTGGAGATGGCGGCCATCGCGGCGTATCCGGACGCGCGCCTGGGTGAACGCGCCTGCGCGGTGGTAACGCTCAAGCCCGGGCAGGCATTGAGCTTGCAGGATCTGGTGCAGTTCTTAAAAGGCTTCGGCGTGACCAGGCAGTACATTCCCGAACGCCTGGAAGTGCTGGACCAACTGCCGACCACGCCCACGGGCAAGGTCCAGAAGTTCAAGCTGCGAGAGATGCTGAGTGCAAGCCTGGGCGAGGGGCAGGGCGGGACACCGGGGTAG